From the Helicoverpa zea isolate HzStark_Cry1AcR chromosome 27, ilHelZeax1.1, whole genome shotgun sequence genome, the window AACACGCAATTATGTAGACGTGACTTTTCATTATATTAATGATGGAATAATTTCGaattatacaatataatattacctatattttacaaTTGTTATTGCAGTATTACTTAACTTTGATAAAGAGGTCAATATAAAAGACAGTTTTTAGCATTGAACATCATTATCAAGTTGTGACTTGCATTCAGCAAATACAACGATTTAAAATGGCAGCCAAGACTCTTCTTGTCCTTTGCGCTCAGGCGGTCTTCTTCCAGGTAAATATCCTTTTTTCTTTCAAGTGTTCATATCATCTTCTTTAAAAGTACTATCTCCTCTCGATTCCACCTGATGCGTAGTCAGAGTTTCAATTGATTTCATCTGATTCAACGTTATTTCCAATTCTTCTTCATTAAACATtctgaaaaattatattattatcatcaattTACTGGTCATcatttaatttatcttttttcTCCTTCCAGTCCGCCTTCAGCCAATGCCTCAACCGTGGCATCGACGCTTCTGCTTACGGCCTTGGATCTTCATATGGATTAACTGGTTTAGCTGGCCCTGGACTGGCCAACGGCTTAGCTGCTGCCAACTTCGCTGGCAGAGGCTTAGCTTCCGATGGATTCTACGCCCCCGCTATGGAATTCACTGCTACCAGCGGCGGTTCTCTACCAGTAACTAGCACCTCTGCCATCGCACCAACTGGAATCTCTATTGTATCTGAGAACGTCTTCGAAGGTCCTTTGTCCGTGGCTGGTGAGCTGCCTTTCGTTGGTACTACTGGAATGGAAGGTGCCATGTCTTCTGCTGGTGCTGGTGCTATTAACCATGCTTGTGGTAACGGTGTGACAGCTATGACAAGTGACAGTGCAGCTTTTGGTCCTGGTGCTGCTATTCCACCAATTGCTGCTACTTTCCCAGTATCAGGTGTAGCCCCCGTGGCTTCTTATGGAGTTCCTCAAGCTGGTAGATTCGGTCTTAATGGATGTGCTGGTAACGTTCTGTACTAAATTCATcttcaaagatttttatttttagaaatgttattgttgattttttccaaaaaaaaataaagaattgtttcggtgtattttatgtttttttttctttcctcAAAAGATTTATCAAGGTTATTAAACAATTTCCTGTGACACTTTGGCTAATACAGAATGAAAAATTTTGCGATGATATCAGTGTTGCCACAGTTAAATAACGATTATAACATCTGTTTAAGTttggtagttaatatttacttagTCTTTTGTTTAATACTTGAAATAAATTCTGCAAAAATCTACCCCTAGTTGAATGCTTTACAATATAGAAACATGTTATGAAAGAACgattaagtaaattataaaattatcaagTGCATTTATGCaagtgttagcaatagataTGATAACATAACTTGGTATAAAATTTTAGAAAGGCCAATATAAATCATTGTCTACTAAGCAATCAACAAAGTGGCAAGCTTTTACTTatagtaaaaaatgtttttttttattttattttattgtgttgtTAATAATCATCAAGTTTCATAACTTAACTGAATATAATTCTGTTTTCCTAAATAATAGTATATAGAAGCTTAACATTCCCCCCacccaaaaaataatatatttaagtgTTAGCAGAAATAGTGCCCGAAAGTCGCATTTTCAGAACCGTTTGGAAATCTATTATGTAACTGTGTTGTTAAGCTAATGTTAAGAGtcaatcatcatctgtctagacttttcccaattatgtttgCCAAAACCAaatccagctgagtaccagtgttttgtacCACTGTATGAGAATAAATATACAACAGCTTAATTTTAAGAGAAGATAAAGTTATTGAGTCTTATGGAGTCTTTACAACTAATAACAAAGCTGCCTCTGCTTCAGGTAGTTTCAGTTCTGTCAGCGGTGACGATTTTGGCTCTTCTATGGGTATGGGTAATTGCTCTGGTCTTTTTGCCTTTTTTGGTCCTAATTCTGGTTTTACGACTTCCAGAAGATTAGGATGCTTTGCATGTGAGCAATTTTAGTTGAGGGCATTATCAACTTGTATATATTATGGTAAAGTTCCTGTGCAAGCAATTTTATTGTTGGATAATATATGTAAAAAGCTTGCTGTCAGTTGCTGCAATAAATGATCTAAGTGGAAAGAGCCATAGATGTCGTTGATTGTATGTTttagtaactaaataaaaaaataatgttatttgtttaCTTGTATTTCTCCTGAATTATTCACccacatatttaaaaaaatatgaagaaacaacAACGAttatttccatccatccatcatc encodes:
- the LOC124643325 gene encoding chorion class B protein Ld34-like, coding for MAAKTLLVLCAQAVFFQSAFSQCLNRGIDASAYGLGSSYGLTGLAGPGLANGLAAANFAGRGLASDGFYAPAMEFTATSGGSLPVTSTSAIAPTGISIVSENVFEGPLSVAGELPFVGTTGMEGAMSSAGAGAINHACGNGVTAMTSDSAAFGPGAAIPPIAATFPVSGVAPVASYGVPQAGRFGLNGCAGNVLY